In Cyclopterus lumpus isolate fCycLum1 chromosome 2, fCycLum1.pri, whole genome shotgun sequence, the genomic stretch AGTCGGGGTCCTATGGTTAAGAATCACTGATCTAtaagacagtcacctcatttaagaacagacttatagttagggctgaatcaggtttgccctggtccagccccttgatatgctgctataggcttataggctgctgggggatgttttaggatacactgagcacctatctcctcttctctctctccttatggatgaatttacatctctccattgcaccttattaactctgcttcctccccggagtcgttgtgacttcacatctcatagggtccattggaagggttgtttcctgatccgatgtgaggtcaaaggtcagggatgttgtatgtgtacagatcataaagccctctgaggggaggttgtgactCTGGGTTATAGAAACTGAACCTCTCTGAGCGTGAGAGGCCTTCAGGAGTCTGCTCACCGTAGCGTCTCCTTGACGACGGCCTTCAGGTATGGCATCCGGCTCAGGTCCTCCGTGATTGGCTCCCGTCTTCCGGGACACACGGAGCTCACCTCCCGGTGCAGTCGCTCCTGAGCCCGGCGGTCCCTCGCCAGGTGGTACAAGGCCCAGGACAGGGTGTTGGAGGTCTGAGAGGAGGCAGAGGTCATTTATGAATGTATGGCTCAGGGTCATTTATGAATGTATGGCTCAGGGTCATTTATGAATGGATGGCTCAGGGTCATTTATGAATGGATGGCTCAGGGTCATTTATGAATGGATGGCTCAGGGTCATTTATGAATGGATATCTTCAGGGTCATTTATGAATGGATGGGTAAGGGTCATTTATGAATGGATATCTTCAGGGTCATTTATGAATGGATGGGTAAGGGTCATTTATGAATGGATATCTTCAGGGTCATTTATGAATGGATATTTTTCTACCTCAGAGGTGTTTCATTTCCTTCCTGCTGGAGGACCTGTGAACGTTCTGTGACTTCAGTGAAACAATGTGAGGAACACGACAACAAGCCTCAACCCCTCCTGGGAATGCAGCCCGACGGGCTCCGGCCCTctgggaggtgggggaggggaacCAGAACCTGTTTCTGTTGTTCCCTCCAGTTGAAGATGGAAACTTTTCCACTTCAGAGACACAATATTCAGCTCTGTTTTCAAcgtgtgtgttcagggacaTCAAGGAGATCTGAGTTCTGTTGTCCAGAACCTCCTCCAGACACAACATGCACAGGTGAGGTATGAAAGTATTCTAGAAAGTATTCTAGAAAGCAGACTGTTCACAACATGTATAGGTGAGGTATGTGGGCGGAGCCTCAGACATCAAGACCTCCAACAGGAAACTCCTCATGAGGAACACACCTGCTGGAAGTactttctacttctactactacttctactacttctactactactacttctacttctactcctaCTTCTCCTACTTCTACTCCTACTtctcctactcctactcctacttctactactgctactactacttctcctactacttctactacttctactcctactactcctactcctactcctcctactcctacttctcctactcctactacttCTACACATACTgctactacttctacttctcctacttctactactacttctcCTACAtctactcctactcctactactacttctcctacttctactcctactcctactactacttctactactcctactcctactcctacttctactactactactactactactacttctccTACTTCTACTTATCCTACTCCTACttctactcctactactacttctactcctacttctcctactcctactcctacttcTACTACTCCTACTTCTACTTATTCTACTTCTACTCCTACTTCTCCTACTTCTACTCCTACTACcactacttctacttctactcctacttctcctactcctactcctcctacttctactcctactactactactactactacttctcctactcctacttctactcctactcctactactacttctacttctactcctacttctcctactcctactcctacttctactactcctactactcctACTTCTACTCCTACTTAACCTACttcaactactactactactactactacttctccTACTTCTACTTATCCTACTCCTACTTCTACTCCTACTCCTCCTACTTCTACTTATCCTACTCCTACTTCTACTCCTACTCCTCCTACTTCTACTTCCTCTACTTCTCATACTTCTACTTTTCccacttctacttctacttctcctactacttcttctacttCTCCTCCTACTTCTCccacttctacttctacttttCCTACTACTTCTACTTATACtcgtacttctacttctactcctacttctactacttctacttctcctacttctacttctactcctaCTTCTACTCCTACTTCTACTACTCCTCCTACTCATACTACTTCTACTTctcctacttctactactactactcctactacttctactcctactactacttctactacttctcCTACTCCTACTCATACTCCTACTATTTCTACTTCTACTCCTACTTCTActcctactactcctactactcctacttctactacttctactcctacttctcctacttctactactcctactcctactacttctactcctactcctactcctactcctactcctactactcctactcctactacttctactcctacttcttctactcctactcctactcctactcctactactcctactcctactcctactactcctactccAACTCCttctactcctactcctacttcTACTTCTCCTACTCCTACTTCTCCTTCttctactcctactcctactcctactactcctacttctactacttctactcctacttctactacttctactcctacttctcctacttctactactcctactcctactcctactactcctacttctactactcctactcctactcctactcctactactcctacttctactacttctactcctacttctcctacttctactactcctactcctactcctactcctacttctacttctactacttctactcctacttctactactactactactacttctcctactacttctactacttctactcctactactcctactcctactcctcctactcctacttctcctactcctactcctacttctactcctactcctactcctactactcctacttctactacttctactactactacttctacttctactacttctacttattctactcctcctcctactcctcctactcctcctactcctactcCCTAGTTTTTGATGCATTTTTATGCATTACGATGCATCATGAACCCTGATTGACTGAGCCCTGAAGGTTCCCCCCGCTCACCGTGTCGACGCCCCCCAGCAGCAGCTCGGTGACACTGATGTAGACCTCGGCTCTGCTCAGCCTATCAGAGGACAGCAGGTAGGTCAGGAACATGCCCTCCGCCGGCTCGCCGCCCGACACCTGAGCTTCGATTTCCGCGATCCTCCTGTCGATGAGTGAGCGAGCTGCGGAAACACAAACAGCTCTTTCCTCACTTGCATTTGAACGCCCCTTGGCGCACGCCCCTCCTGCGCTCGCTCCCCGGCCGCGTACCCACGTCGTAGAGGTCGTCCCAGGCCCGGACGAAGCGGCTCCAGAAGGGGAGGACGCCGCGGCTCCAGCGGGGGAAGAGGACCACGGTCTCGGACAGCGTCAGCATCTCGGTGACGGCGGTGATGAAGCGCAGCGTGTCCGGGGGGATGTCCTCCTCCAGGCAGCCCAACCTGCTCTCAAACAAGATGGAGGAGATACCTGcaggaggtcaaagggtcaCAACCCGTCCCCCCTGACCTCGACCTCGACCAACACTTAAACCACCTCCCACCTTCAAAGCCGAACTTGTAGAGCTCGGCGGCCACATCGGACACGGTGGCCCGATCCCGGCTGCGGCTCCGGAGGAGCTCGACGCGCCGCAGCAGGTCCCCGACCACCTGCTGGATGACGGGCGCGTAGGCCACCACCTCCCGCGGCTTCAGCATCTTGGGGTTCAGGGCGCTGCGCATGCGGTACCACTCCGGCCCCGAGCTGGAAGGGAAAGAGCTTCTTCAGACCACACGCCAGAGGAACGTCTCCGTTGGACCGAAGGAACGCGGCTCCACTCACTCCACGTGCAGCCCGTAGGCCTGGCCCCTCAGGTCCCGGTACTCCTTCCAGTGGGGCAGCTCGGCCCGGCACGGGTAGCGGCCCTCCTGCTGGATCACCTGGGCCACGAGCTCCGGGGTCGCCACGTTGACCAGGTCAAACGGGCCGATCCTGGAGCGCCAGATGGGCCCGTAGAGGTTCTTCTGCACATCCTGAGTGGGGATTGGGTTTCACGTcacatatgttatatattattatatcaatatTCTCAATACTTCTACCACAATAGTTTATTAATTACTAACAAGAAACAAATGACAAACGAGGTGAGTCCAAAGTTATTATTCACAATATGAATTTAAATCATCTTTAAATCTCAgtttttcatttctgtgtgATTATTAAGTTATTAAGACTTATTTTCGTgtctttattacatttatttcttgggttttgtttttaatttacaggACAATCaggtgatttatttatatattatttgtacatttgaatattgttgtcacagttcaaagttcaaagttcaaaattagctttattgtcacttcttccatttgtgcaaacatacagttACAGTTTCCTGTTGAAGCTTCTAGGGAAATATTTCTAGGAAATACTCAATACTGCACaaaatatactaatatactaatatactacaaaccttttatttaatctctataataaaaaataagaataaactCCAGTTTAAGTTTAATGTCGTTATGGCTCTTTTCATGGTTATGAATGTGGTAATAACGACCTGCAGCAGGTGGCTCTTGTCCGCGTACCCTCGCAGGAACAGCCAGTACAGCGTGGTGGTCGAGCTGGGTCCGGGCAGGTCGTCGATGCTCTTCAGCTTGCCGGCCTCCGCGGCCCCGCTGGCCGCCTGGACGTTCAGGGTCCTCCGGGCGTCGAAGCCCCGAAGCGGCGGCTCCGGACCGGCCCGGTGCGCCGCCGGAGTCCGGCAGCAGCGCGCGCAGAGCCGCAGAGCTCGAGCTGCAGCCGCCGAGGAGCTCATGATGGAGTCTGTGCGGTACCGTGTCGCTgggggggcttttattttgacagcgTTCACGGGACTTCCGCCCTGCAGGTTTTAAATGAATCATTGCGcaactttattttattgattacaTTCTTTAACAAGTGTCTTTTAATGCACATACAAGGTGTAACATGCAAGTTAACCTGTTAGTTATGAGTgttattattaaacattatatattatattattattatgtgtttacAGGAACAAGTAGTTCTACATAAGAAGATTGGTTTTGGTAATTACGGAGTTCAGTGAAGGTCTCACAACAAGTATACATGTAGTGACATGCTGCTGTCCACTAATGTTACTCTAGGAATGTGgaacaataaacaacattaataaataaataaaaagctaatATTAGACCAGATGTTTCTATATTGAAtcatattaaaattaaaacattaccTCCATAGTGTGGTTCTGATCGACAACAGAATGCACTTCATGTAAACAAATGGTGTAACTAAATGATTTGTATTGAAAAGCTCATTAAAATGATCTGCGCTGTGATGCTGCTCTAGTGTTCGTGGAGTGTCACTGCAGGGTTGTGATTATTGCATAGAAACTATAAACATAGGATAACTATAATAAGAGTTATAGGATAACTCATCCTATAagtcattatcattcatttaaaaacattattttttaatatatctaatttattatagttttttaCATGACGGTTGTGTCATTGGCCTCAATGACTCTACGCTGCCCTCTGGTCGTCAACCGGCGTAATTACGCCtattgagcttttattttgaatgattCAACCGGAAATCTTACTTGTATGTAATTTGTCAAACTTGATACCGCTGTTGTCATTGACTGTGGCCGCTAGAGGGCGCTAACACTCATTGTTTTAATCTGCTATTAATGACGTCAACAGTCCAATTATCtagaaacattttaatataataagaCAATGTGAAACAAGATATGTTAAATAATAGTGCTTAACTTTCTCGCTCAATTTAACTGCAATTATAGCgttaaatattacaaattaaaacatccGTATTAAAtatgagttttattttgtaggaaatAGGAAGTAATGCTTGTAGACAATTCAGTTAACTCCAAATAAATCCAGCTGTAGTGACCAGTTGTGGCCGCTAGAGGGAGTAAAGCCTCACTTTACCTGTAATCCactgcatttaaatgtgtagTTACACGTGTTgcaccaccagagggcagccTCGGCACATGATAAACCAGATTAAACCGACACAGTAAAGTTAGACAAAGTGTGTCACATTC encodes the following:
- the si:ch211-113j14.1 gene encoding cytochrome P450 27C1, whose translation is MSSSAAAARALRLCARCCRTPAAHRAGPEPPLRGFDARRTLNVQAASGAAEAGKLKSIDDLPGPSSTTTLYWLFLRGYADKSHLLQDVQKNLYGPIWRSRIGPFDLVNVATPELVAQVIQQEGRYPCRAELPHWKEYRDLRGQAYGLHVDSGPEWYRMRSALNPKMLKPREVVAYAPVIQQVVGDLLRRVELLRSRSRDRATVSDVAAELYKFGFEGISSILFESRLGCLEEDIPPDTLRFITAVTEMLTLSETVVLFPRWSRGVLPFWSRFVRAWDDLYDVARSLIDRRIAEIEAQVSGGEPAEGMFLTYLLSSDRLSRAEVYISVTELLLGGVDTTSNTLSWALYHLARDRRAQERLHREVSSVCPGRREPITEDLSRMPYLKAVVKETLRLYPVVPGNGRFISEDEVVVGDYWFPKRTQFHLCHYATCHDEEQFVGAELFAPERWLRDAGGSYRHHPYSFLPFGVGVRACVGKRLAEMEMFFALSRLVQHYEVQPEPGAPVVEPKTRTLLVPARPINLRFLPRA